In Syntrophales bacterium, the following are encoded in one genomic region:
- a CDS encoding septal ring lytic transglycosylase RlpA family protein, giving the protein MRPENPKHTFLFMTLACLLLALLVTALPALAEEENAPGSPAGTKEVSSTVKKAEGKLGKATYYADRYHGRRTSSGAIFDQRKMTAAHPTISHGTKVRVKNLANNRSVVVTVNDRCRKRNFEIIDLSRAAARDLGIIRRGVATVRITPLGDREL; this is encoded by the coding sequence ATGAGACCTGAAAATCCCAAGCATACATTTCTGTTTATGACCCTTGCCTGCCTCCTGCTGGCCCTTCTTGTCACGGCCCTGCCCGCTCTGGCGGAGGAAGAGAACGCGCCGGGATCCCCGGCCGGGACAAAAGAAGTTTCATCCACGGTGAAGAAAGCGGAAGGAAAGCTGGGCAAGGCAACCTATTATGCCGACCGTTACCATGGCAGGAGGACCAGTTCGGGCGCAATCTTCGACCAGCGGAAAATGACCGCGGCCCATCCGACGATCTCGCACGGAACGAAGGTCAGAGTGAAGAACCTGGCCAACAACCGCTCGGTCGTCGTGACGGTCAACGACCGCTGCAGAAAGCGGAATTTCGAGATCATCGACCTGTCCCGCGCGGCGGCCCGCGATCTCGGCATCATCCGGCGGGGAGTGGCAACGGTACGGATCACCCCCCTGGGTGACAGGGAGCTTTGA